The Armatimonadota bacterium genome includes a window with the following:
- a CDS encoding tetratricopeptide repeat protein: MTRFDELKGPLHFGLMGPFDVVSAAEREDDREKDAQTIASLRRSEIRWDTLALLSLRAQRPVESDELAKHLGKKPGDRWRALTQLKMALGERRLVRTPESAVTLDLSGDEVDLRRFKDDIARAERGDLSSLAQAVESYRPILLGIRDGWASNARVEAHNRFIVGCGLFVAAMVAEGDCQPALACLQRAAEREWEQWGTETPPPTTANELLVDTLCALHRYSQASRACESAQRRWPKSAKADTITQLASEVDSRRETAERRRNSGRAYLPPGLAGFVGRTSEGLRIQWNMCLDGRRRVTLWGPPGSGKTELAILASNELIPQFEDGVWFVDLSQVGFEDGTGLDLENTVAEEIASAVGIPLALDAPRIDSLREYARTRNLLIVLDNCEHVVAACRTVANALLPCTGLSLLATSRSAVGMRDEVPVYVPGLPLPPDGLWHNLAAFRDTEVVRIFEGAAGKANLLFRIEESDAESVDSICRALDGIPYLTVLAGSLAGTLGSAAEISARWDEWFDMLSPRHRGGRGHQASLDQMLSWSYELLADEPEAQALLRRVSFFASDWTLADAEAVCGDGTSAQSPPDRGAIGSRPIARLLARLVEASLVQQHGTATDGRFRLLSYVREFARRRLRPDHDDTAEAELVRRRHFEHVCHAVEGEYGGAQAARYDSGLERVSRLYPDIRVALAWPKPAEFRLAQVQLVASLSGFWSVRGWLDEGRAQLRSALRQAEGLEGSKPLAKAYNCLGVLAFISHDYREARISYLRALRIARMLSLEGIAASSLGNLGVLADTRGRSRLSRRYHEACLSLRLKIGGAGGIAAALNNLARQESNLGNFDGARTYGVSALEYYREAGDEAGVATASNNLAVYLMRSGDLDGCQALLSDALTRRYNAGDERGVAAVFENLASLAAERRSGYRSAWLFGAADRLRAKIGVPVPDSDLPDQESSVAKAKEATGIQAFAAAFAAGAARPLDEAVRDALTDDA, from the coding sequence ATGACAAGGTTCGACGAACTCAAGGGTCCGCTCCACTTCGGCCTGATGGGACCCTTCGATGTCGTCTCCGCCGCGGAGCGCGAAGACGACAGGGAGAAGGACGCTCAGACGATCGCCTCGCTCCGCAGGAGCGAAATCCGATGGGACACGTTGGCGTTACTATCATTGCGGGCGCAACGCCCTGTCGAGAGCGATGAATTGGCGAAACACCTCGGCAAGAAGCCGGGCGACCGCTGGAGAGCGCTGACACAACTCAAGATGGCGCTTGGGGAGAGGCGACTGGTCAGAACACCAGAAAGTGCGGTAACACTCGATCTGAGCGGCGACGAAGTGGATCTCCGCCGATTCAAGGACGACATTGCCCGCGCCGAACGAGGTGACCTAAGCAGCCTGGCGCAAGCCGTGGAGAGCTATCGGCCAATCCTGCTTGGGATTCGTGACGGTTGGGCGAGCAACGCTCGAGTTGAAGCACACAACCGCTTCATCGTCGGCTGCGGGCTATTCGTGGCCGCGATGGTGGCCGAAGGCGATTGCCAGCCAGCCCTTGCCTGCCTCCAACGGGCAGCGGAAAGAGAGTGGGAGCAGTGGGGCACTGAGACTCCGCCTCCGACGACGGCCAACGAATTGCTCGTTGATACGCTTTGCGCGCTTCACCGGTACTCCCAAGCGTCGCGCGCCTGTGAGAGCGCACAGCGGCGCTGGCCAAAATCCGCAAAAGCAGACACTATCACTCAGCTCGCGAGCGAGGTCGACTCGCGTCGAGAGACAGCCGAGCGGAGGCGAAACTCAGGCCGGGCCTACCTTCCGCCTGGCCTAGCGGGCTTTGTCGGAAGGACCAGTGAAGGGCTCAGGATCCAGTGGAACATGTGTCTCGACGGGCGGCGGCGGGTGACCCTCTGGGGGCCACCCGGCTCGGGCAAGACCGAACTGGCCATTCTGGCGTCGAACGAACTGATCCCGCAGTTTGAGGACGGCGTCTGGTTTGTCGACCTCTCCCAAGTTGGCTTCGAGGACGGCACGGGCCTCGACCTTGAGAACACCGTGGCGGAGGAAATCGCGTCGGCCGTGGGAATTCCGCTAGCGCTGGACGCCCCGCGGATTGATTCGCTCCGCGAGTACGCCCGTACACGAAACCTGCTGATTGTCCTCGACAACTGCGAACACGTCGTCGCGGCCTGCCGCACCGTCGCCAACGCGCTTCTGCCATGCACGGGCCTGTCTCTGCTCGCGACAAGCAGGTCGGCAGTCGGAATGCGCGATGAGGTGCCGGTCTACGTGCCAGGGCTGCCACTCCCACCAGATGGTTTGTGGCATAACCTCGCGGCTTTTCGCGATACGGAGGTCGTGCGCATCTTTGAGGGAGCCGCCGGCAAGGCGAACCTCTTGTTCCGGATCGAGGAGAGTGACGCCGAATCCGTCGACTCGATCTGTCGTGCCCTGGATGGGATTCCATACCTCACAGTTCTGGCCGGGTCGCTGGCAGGAACCCTGGGCTCAGCGGCCGAGATTTCGGCTCGGTGGGATGAGTGGTTTGATATGCTCTCTCCGCGGCACCGAGGCGGGCGAGGTCACCAGGCATCCCTCGACCAGATGCTCTCCTGGAGCTACGAGCTTCTGGCCGACGAACCCGAAGCGCAGGCGCTCTTGCGCCGGGTTTCGTTCTTCGCGTCTGACTGGACCCTGGCGGACGCAGAGGCGGTCTGCGGAGACGGGACAAGTGCGCAATCCCCGCCGGACCGCGGGGCGATTGGATCGCGGCCCATAGCCCGTCTGCTTGCGAGGCTGGTCGAAGCGTCGCTGGTCCAGCAGCACGGGACTGCGACGGATGGGCGCTTCCGACTCCTTTCCTATGTCCGCGAGTTCGCCCGCCGGCGCCTGAGGCCCGACCACGACGACACGGCGGAGGCGGAACTCGTGAGGCGGCGCCATTTTGAGCACGTCTGCCACGCAGTCGAGGGAGAGTATGGCGGAGCCCAGGCGGCGCGATATGACTCTGGACTGGAGCGCGTCAGCCGGCTATATCCAGACATCCGCGTCGCGCTGGCGTGGCCGAAACCAGCCGAGTTCCGACTCGCTCAGGTACAGCTCGTGGCCTCCTTGTCCGGCTTCTGGTCTGTGAGGGGGTGGCTGGATGAGGGTCGGGCCCAGTTGAGATCGGCCCTCCGGCAGGCGGAAGGGCTGGAAGGATCCAAGCCCTTGGCCAAGGCCTACAACTGCCTCGGCGTACTTGCGTTCATTTCCCACGACTATCGCGAGGCTCGGATCTCGTACCTCCGGGCGCTTCGCATTGCCCGAATGCTCTCCCTGGAAGGGATAGCTGCCTCCTCCCTCGGGAACCTCGGCGTTCTCGCGGATACGCGCGGGCGTAGTCGGCTTTCCCGACGCTACCACGAAGCCTGCCTGTCCCTGCGTCTGAAGATCGGGGGCGCCGGCGGGATCGCAGCGGCGCTGAACAACCTCGCCAGGCAGGAGTCCAATCTGGGCAACTTCGACGGCGCCAGGACGTACGGAGTCTCGGCACTTGAGTACTACCGTGAGGCGGGTGACGAGGCGGGAGTGGCAACCGCAAGCAACAACCTGGCGGTCTATCTCATGCGCTCGGGGGACCTGGATGGGTGCCAAGCACTGCTGAGCGACGCGCTAACACGGCGCTACAACGCCGGGGATGAGCGCGGAGTCGCGGCTGTATTTGAGAACCTTGCCTCCCTGGCTGCCGAACGGCGCAGTGGGTATCGATCCGCATGGCTGTTCGGTGCCGCGGACAGGCTTCGCGCGAAAATCGGCGTGCCGGTTCCCGATTCGGACCTTCCTGATCAGGAATCGTCAGTGGCGAAGGCCAAGGAGGCTACCGGTATACAGGCCTTTGCTGCGGCGTTTGCTGCCGGTGCAGCGAGACCGCTTGACGAGGCGGTAAGGGATGCGCTGACAGACGACGCGTAG